A DNA window from Kryptolebias marmoratus isolate JLee-2015 unplaced genomic scaffold, ASM164957v2 Scaffold41, whole genome shotgun sequence contains the following coding sequences:
- the tmub1 gene encoding transmembrane and ubiquitin-like domain-containing protein 1: protein MALIEGVGDEVTLLFSSLLLLMVLLLAWISTRTSEPPEHLFSASTSSAPSDRNASAHHDSPSDSSSSATSFVSDGSPSEAPPTDASPQVGESEGGGVRSRGAGEPASSQRNMVVRLKFLNDTERTAQVKPQDTIGYIKRTYFAGQEQQVRLIYQGQLLQDDARTLASLNLAHNCVLHCHISQHAARVAAGGARPADQVQVALNVGSLMVPLLVLMLSVLWYCQIQYRQFFTAPATASLVGITIFFSLVAFGVYRR, encoded by the exons ATGGCTCTGATCGAAGGTGTTGGAGATGAGGTGACGCTGCTCTTCAGCTCCCTCCTGCTGCTGATGGTGCTCCTGCTCGCCTGGATCTCCACCCGCACATCTGAACCCCCAGAACACCTGTTCAGCGCCTCCACAAGTTCCGCCCCCTCAGATAGGAACGCCTCTGCACACCATGACAGCCCCTCAGACTCCTCTTCTTCGGCTACTAGCTTTGTGAGTGATGGTTCGCCATCAGAAGCTCCGCCCACTGATGCCTCCCCTCAGGTAGGAGAGTCTGAGGGAGGAGGCGTGAGGAGCCGAGGAGCAGGAGAACCTGCATCGTCTCAGAGGAACATGGTGGTCCGGCTGAAGTTCCTCAACGACACGGAGAGAACGGCTCAGGTTAAACCGCAGGACACCATCGGATACATCAAACG AACCTACTTCGCGGGCCAGGAGCAGCAGGTCCGGCTCATCTATCAGggtcagctgctgcaggacgACGCCCGAACCCTGGCGTCCCTGAACCTGGCCCATAACTGTGTCCTGCACTGCCACATCTCTCAGCACGCTGCTCGGGTGGCGGCGGGGGGAGCGCGGCCCGCCGACCAGGTCCAGGTGGCGCTGAATGTGGGCAGCCTAATGGTACCGCTGCTGGTTCTGATGCTGTCCGTGCTGTGGTACTGTCAGATCCAGTACCGGCAGTTCTTCACCGCCCCCGCCACCGCCTCACTGGTTGGCATCACCATCTTCTTCAGTCTGGTAGCCTTTGGAGTCTACCGTCGCTAG
- the si:ch1073-184j22.2 gene encoding dual specificity protein phosphatase 18, with product MLLSQVTPTLFLSGADAPFNAALMSQKGITLIVNATLSHACPAYPGVECVRVPVCDLPSARLGEHFDRVAERIHGNHAGGTLVHCAAGLSRSPALVMAYLMRFRGVTLCQAHRWVQKSRPFICLNAGFWEQLLLYERRLYGRNTVWVEPERAGPTQTTPTPQNSWLKVIPRSPAMTRTPVMSRAKVMSPKVSRRGSMMSTNCPRKQV from the coding sequence ATGTTGCTGTCTCAGGTCACGCCAACCCTGTTCCTCAGCGGGGCAGACGCCCCCTTCAACGCTGCTCTGATGTCCCAGAAAGGCATCACCCTGATCGTTAACGCCACGCTGAGTCACGCTTGTCCCGCCTACCCCGGCGTGGAGTGTGTGCGTGTTCCCGTCTGCGACCTTCCCAGCGCTCGTCTCGGAGAACACTTCGACCGGGTGGCTGAGCGTATCCATGGAAACCACGCAGGTGGCACGCTGGTCCACTGCGCCGCCGGGCTGAGCCGTTCTCCGGCGCTGGTCATGGCGTACCTGATGCGCTTCAGGGGCGTGACACTGTGCCAGGCTCACCGCTGGGTCCAGAAGAGCCGGCCCTTCATCTGTCTAAACGCCGGTTTCtgggagcagctgctgctgtacgAGAGGAGGCTGTACGGTCGCAACACAGTCTGGGTGGAGCCCGAGAGGGCGGGGCCAACACAAACCACGCCCACTCCGCAGAATAGCTGGTTAAAAGTCATACCCAGATCACCTGCGATGACCCGAACTCCTGTGATGTCACGGGCTAAGGTGATGTCACCAAAGGTATCAAGAAGAGGCTCCATGATGTCAACAAACTGTCCCAGAAAACAGGTGTGA
- the sft2d3 gene encoding vesicle transport protein SFT2C: MAELNRQLQEYLSQSKGGGTKTFSPSSSSTAVDLGEPEPVPGSWFGRWSSPWSGQSSSGGSSGFSWPWSAEPDPCLPGVSRRQRLVLFGVFVSFSGLCFGLSALYAPLLLLYARKFALLWSLGSTFAIAAAAVLRGPSKLLSGLPTSPAAAVYLCALVGTLYAALSLQSTVLTALGAGLQVAVILGSVVSLLPGGSAGIRLMGGMLASAIKRTVTGKTLPI; encoded by the coding sequence ATGGCGGAGCTGAACCGGCAGCTTCAGGAGTACTTGTCTCAGTCCAAAGGTGGCGGAACTAAGACCTTTTCTCCGTCCAGCTCCAGCACCGCGGTGGACCTGGGAGAACCGGAGCCGGTACCTGGGAGCTGGTTCGGTCGATGGTCCAGTCCGTGGTCCGGTCAGAGCTCTTCTGGCGGAAGCAGCGGCTTCTCTTGGCCTTGGTCGGCCGAACCGGACCCGTGCCTGCCGGGCGTGAGCCGGCGGCAGCGGCTGGTTCTGTTCGGGGTGTTCGTCTCGTTCTCCGGCCTGTGTTTCGGACTCTCGGCGCTCTAcgcgccgctgctgctgctctacGCCCGGAAGTTCGCGCTGCTCTGGTCTCTGGGATCCACGTTCGCCATCGCGGCGGCGGCGGTGCTGCGGGGGCCCAGTAAGCTGCTCTCCGGCCTGCCCACCTCCCCCGCGGCCGCCGTGTACCTGTGCGCCCTGGTGGGGACCCTGTACGCGGCTCTCAGCCTCCAGAGCACCGTGCTGACGGCGCTGGGAGCCGGCCTGCAGGTCGCGGTGATCCTGGGCTCCGTGGTGTCGCTGCTGCCCGGGGGCAGCGCCGGGATCCGCCTCATGGGGGGCATGCTGGCGTCCGCCATCAAAAGGACCGTCACCGGCAAGACCCTGCCGATATGA
- the wdr33 gene encoding pre-mRNA 3' end processing protein WDR33 (The sequence of the model RefSeq protein was modified relative to this genomic sequence to represent the inferred CDS: added 38 bases not found in genome assembly), whose amino-acid sequence MATDVGSPQRFFHMPRFQHQAPRQVFYKRPDIAQQQAMQQLTFDGKRMRKAVNRKTIDYNPSVIRYLENRLWQRDHRDFRAIQPDAGCYNDLVPPLGMLNNPMNAVTTKFVRTSTNKVKCPVFVIRWTPEGRRLVTGASSGEFTLWNGLTFNFETILQAHDSPVRAMTWSHNDMWMLTADHGGYVKYWQSNMNNVKMFQAHKEAIREASFSPTDNKFATCSDDGTVRIWDFLRCHEERILRGHGADVKCVDWHPTKGLVVSGSKDSQQPIKFWDPKTGQSLATLHAHKNTVMEVKWNLNGNWLLTASRDHLCKLFDIRNLKEELQVFRGHKKEATAVAWHPVHEGLFASGGSDGSLLFWHTGVEKEVGGMEMAHEGMIWSLAWHPLGHILCSGSNDHTSKFWTRNRPGDKMRDRYNLNLLPGMSEDGVEYDDVEPNSMAMIPGMGIPEQLKAAMEQEQSSKEAAPEVEMSIPGLDWGMDEVMGKDAKKVPQKKVPYAKPIPAQFQQAWAENKVPMMAQSAELSKDRHLELKVDMKKKTQAELEQEMAALQYTNPQLLEQMKMNQMNSDGNMGPPQGPGSMPPFPGPGGPGGPGPSGPQGFAPSMPPQQMPGSMGPIMGPAGMQSSFMQPGQMGPPPHQGPPQGMMGPSDMQEPQRHPGPPRNVGPQGPHGMGHRGMQGPPGGMMGPPPRGMGPRDPQGPPPQGGMMPPQGNMMGPQGQMQGGMMGPPPRTHGNMPNNYGMGNMQGPPGGMHGPPGGMQGPPGNMQGPPYMQHQSQNSGPMMHGMGPQGPNSKDPRGPPPNHHMGPPDRQGPGGPDKGSGSYWGENQQGRRGPQDFDGGQDFHTRGEDGWRPGPGPGPGFQGGGHRGSHRGGGGNWGPDERFSGAEFRGRREDRFRGGGPSRPGGRSYPDEYGGQEEGFDGVEEMGRGWDTGGRGRPQRGGGPPRGGHDGYRDDSSSPGGRERPSSLQGMDMASLPPRKRPWQDGPGTGGDPREREPAGADGGRLPQRDDGGYPPSGRGGRGGWGPGGGPGPGSWRGGPPPRGAPRGGGRGR is encoded by the exons atggcaacagacGTGGGCTCGCCGCAGCGGTTCTTCCACATGCCGCGTTTCCAACACCAGGCGCCACGGCAGGTGTTCTACAAGAGGCCGGACATTGCCCAGCAGCAGGCCATGCAGCAGCTCACCTTCGACGGGAAGCGCATGAGGAAGGCCGTGAACCGCAAGACCATCGACTACAACCCGTCTGTCATCAGATACCTTGAG AACCGTCTGTGGCAGCGGGATCACAGAGACTTCAGAGCCATCCAGCCTGACGCCGGCTGTTACAACGAT CTCGTTCCTCCGCTCGGCATGCTGAACAACCCAATGAACGCCGTCACCACAAAGTTCGTCAGAACCTCCACCAACAAAGTCAAGTGTCCTGTGTTCGTCATCAGG TGGACTCCTGAAGGGCGCCGGCTGGTGACCGGAGCCTCCAGCGGAGAGTTCACCCTCTGGAATGGACTCACCTTTAACTTTGAGACCATACTGCAG GCCCATGACAGTCCGGTCCGGGCCATGACCTGGTCTCATAACGACATGTGGATGCTGACGGCGGACCACGGCGGCTACGTGAAGTACTGGCAGTCCAACATGAACAACGTGAAGATGTTCCAGGCTCACAAGGAGGCCATTAGAGAAGCCAG ctttTCTCCAACTGATAACAAGTTTGCCACGTGCTCAGATGATGGTACCGTCCGGATCTGGGACTTCCTGCGTTGCCACGAGGAGAGGATCCTCAGAG GTCACGGCGCCGACGTGAAGTGTGTCGACTGGCATCCAACCAAAGGTCTGGTGGTGTCGGGCAGCAAAGACAGCCAGCAGCCCATCAAGTTCTGGGACCCAAAGACGGGCCAGAGCCTGGCTACACT CCACGCCCACAAGAACACCGTGATGGAGGTGAAGTGGAACCTGAATGGTAACTGGCTGCTGACGGCATCACGGGACCACCTGTGCAAACTGTTCGACATCCGGAACctgaaggaggagctgcaggtgttCAGGGGACATAAGAAGGAGGCCACAG CTGTCGCCTGGCATCCCGTCCACGAGGGACTGTTCGCCAGCGGAGGCTCAGACGGCTCGCTGCTGTTCTGGCACACCGG TGTGGAGAAGGAGGTGGGGGGCATGGAGATGGCCCATGAGGGGATGATCTGGAGTCTGGCCTGGCACCCGCTGGGTCACATCCTGTGTTCTGGTTCCAACGACCACACCAG TAAGTTCTGGACTAGGAACCGACCCGGAGACAAGATGAGGGATCGGTACAACCTGAACCTGCTACCTGGGATGTCAGAGGATGGCGTGGAGTACG ACGACGTAGAACCAAACAGCATGGCCATGATTCCCGGGATGGGAATTCCTGAGCAGCTGAAGGCCGCCATGGAGCAGGAACAGAGCA GTAAAGAAGCAGCTCCAGAGGTGGAGATGTCCATCCCTGGACTGGACTGGGGCATGGACGAGGTGATGGGCAAGGACGCCAAGAAGGTTCCTCAGAAGAAAGTCCCGTACGCCAAACCCATCCCAGCTCAGTTCCAGCAG GCGTGGGCCGAGAACAAAGTTCCCATGATGGCTCAGTCTGCGGAGCTGAGCAAAGACCGACACCTGGAGCTGAAGGTGgacatgaagaagaaaacacaggCGGAGCTCGAGCAGGAGA CAGATGAAGATGAACCAGATGAACTCCGACGGGAACATGGGGCCCCCACAGGGACCGGGCTCCATGCCTCCATTCCCAGGCCCCGGAGGTCCCGGGGGACCCGGGCCTTCTGGACCGCAGGGATTTGCTCCCAGCATGCCTCCTCAGCAGATGCCCGGCAGCATGGGGCCCATCATGGGCCCTGCAGGGATGCAGTCGTCTTTCATGCAGCCTGGACAGATGGGCCCCCCGCCTCATCAGGGCCCCCCTCAGGGCATGATGGGACCATCAGACATGCAAGAACCACAGAGACATCCCGGCCCTCCGAGAAACGTGGGTCCTCAGGGCCCTCATGGTATGGGACACAGAGGAATGCAGGGCCCCCCTGGTGGGATGATGGGGCCCCCTCCTCGAGGAATGGGTCCAAGAGACCCTCAAGGACCCCCACCTCAGGGAGGAATGATGCCACCTCAAGGAAACATGATGGGGCCTCAGGGCCAAATGCAGGGAGGGATGATGGGGCCCCCACCAAGGACACACGGCAACATGCCTAACAATTATGGGATGGGCAACATGCAGGGGCCCCCTGGAGGGATGCATGGGCCCCCTGGTGGAATGCAGGGACCCCCAGGTAACATGCAGGGGCCACCATACATGCAGCACCAG AGTCAGAACTCAGGGCCCATGATGCACGGGATGGGCCCACAGGGGCCCAACAGCAAAG ACCCTCGGGGGCCACCGCCCAACCACCACATGGGTCCTCCTGACCGACAGGGTCCTGGAGGTCCTGACAAGGGTTCAGGTTCTTACTGGGGAGAGAACCAGCAAGGACGGCGGGGCCCACAAGACTTTGACGGGGGACAGGACTTCCATACTCGAGGAGAGGATGGCTggagaccaggaccaggacccgGTCCAGGATTCCAAGGTGGAGGTCACAGAGGAAGTCACAGAGGGGGCGGAGGAAACTGGGGCCCCGACGAGCGCTTCAGTGGGGCGGAGTTCAGAGGACGGCgagaggacag GTTTCGAGGAGGCGGGCCCAGTCGACCTGGAGGGCGGAGCTACCCTGATGAGTATGGAGGCCAGGAAGAAGGTTTTGATGGCGTGGAGGAAATGGGCCGAGGCTGGGACACCGGGGGTCGTGGGAGGCCCCAGCGAGGGGGAGGTCCTCCGAGAGGAG GTCATGACGGTTACCGGGACGACAGCTCGTCTCCGGGTGGTCGTGAGCGTCCTTCGTCTCTGCAGGGTATGGACATGGCGTCTCTGCCCCCCCGGAAGCGTCCATGGCAGGACGGGCCGGGAACAGGAGGAGACCCTCGAGAGCGCGAGCCGGCCGGAGCCGACGGAG GTCGTCTTCCTCAGAGGGATGATGGCGGTTACCCTCCATCTGGTCGAGGTGGGCGGGGCGGCTGGGGTCCCGGAGGAGGTCCAGGACCGGGCTCGTGGCGAGGAGGACCTCCACCCAGAGGAGCACCGAGAGGTGGTGGGCGGGGCCGGTAG
- the LOC108228220 gene encoding dynein heavy chain 17, axonemal-like, which translates to MHKLLQVKEEAEFLRAELDRYSHLWQSDRKAVFQEFLTYSKQLGPEDLELEKTPPTLRDFQREIQVLHTLSSEVTYLDDVIILHGWLQVDLRPFTASLLSVILDWKHMYTDFLLESASKSLQQEIQPVGDDDEMSSSFPLMETILLLEAAGVELPEHLAAQLKC; encoded by the exons atgcatAAACTGCTGCAGGTGAAGGAGGAGGCAGAGTTTCTAAGGGCTGAGCTGGACAGGTACTCTCACCTGTGGCAGAGTGACAGGAAGGCAGTGTTTCAGGAGTTTCTGACCTACAGCAAGCAACTTGGACCTGAAGACCTGGAGCTTGAAAAGACTCCACCCACCCTGAGGGACTTCCAGAGAGAG ATCCAGGTGCTGCATACCCTGAGCTCAGAGGTGACTTACCTGGATGATGTCATTATCCTGCATGGCTGGCTGCAGGTTGACCTTCGACCCTTCACAGCCTCCCTGCTGTCAGTTATCCTGGACTGGAAACACATGTACACCGACTTCCTGCTGGAGTCCGCCAGCAAAAG TCTGCAGCAGGAAATCCAACCTGTAGGAGATGACGATGAAatgtcctcctccttccctctgaTGGAAACCATCCTGCTGCTAGAAGCTGCTGGAGTCGAGTTACCTGAACACCTGGCTGCACAGCTGAAG tgTTGA
- the si:ch1073-184j22.1 gene encoding erythroferrone: MSSCLSPPPPADLECDRPSRVSTSFSRHLLQDVSVPRRSLQELQLFSMPSDPERSLQRGQTFNSSTGRYTAPLSGFYQFTASLLIESGDKVQVRVRDSVRAAICIESLCLNRLSVESVTGAAAAGGTFTILLTGTLYLQVGEYVSVFVDNATGSSISILRDSQFSGILLGV; this comes from the exons ATGAGTTCATgtctctccccccctccccccgcaGACCTGGAGTGTGACCGTCCTTCTCGTGTCTCCACGTCCTTCTCCAGACACCTCTTGCAGGATGTCTCCGTCCCCCGTCGCAgtctgcaggagctgcagctgttcagcatg cccTCAGACCCGGAGCGGAGCCTCCAGAGGGGTCAGACCTTCAACAGCAGCACCGGCAGATACACGGCGCCGCTCTCCGGGTTCTACCAGTTCACCGCCAGCCTCCTGATAG AGTCCGGGGACAAAGTCCAGGTCCGGGTCAGAGACAGCGTCAGAGCGGCGATCTGCATCGAGTCTCTCTGTCTGAACAGGCT GTCCGTGGAGTCTGTGACGGGCGCTGCGGCAGCTGGAGGAACCTTTACAATCTTACTGACAGGAACGCTTTACCTGCAG GTTGGCGAGtacgtgtctgtgtttgtggaCAATGCCACCGGCTCTTCCATCAGCATCCTGCGGGACTCGCAGTTTTCTGGGATCCTGCTGGGGGTCTGA